One region of Hydrogenobaculum sp. Y04AAS1 genomic DNA includes:
- the rpmH gene encoding 50S ribosomal protein L34, which translates to MTNALKPHISNRKRKRVSGFLARMSSRSGRNVIKRRRQKGRKRLVP; encoded by the coding sequence ATGACAAATGCTTTAAAACCTCATATTTCAAATAGGAAAAGAAAACGTGTGAGCGGATTCTTAGCCCGTATGTCTTCAAGGTCTGGTAGAAATGTTATAAAAAGAAGAAGACAAAAGGGGAGAAAGAGACTAGTCCCTTGA
- the yidD gene encoding membrane protein insertion efficiency factor YidD — protein sequence MKYLLIKFVRFWQICISPLYPSSCRFYPTCSHYAILSIEKYGAFKGGMKAFWRILRCNPWNKGGIDYP from the coding sequence TTGAAATATTTGCTTATAAAATTTGTTAGGTTTTGGCAGATTTGTATATCACCTTTATATCCTAGCTCATGTAGATTTTATCCTACATGTTCTCATTATGCTATTTTATCCATTGAAAAGTATGGAGCTTTTAAAGGTGGTATGAAAGCTTTCTGGCGCATATTAAGATGCAATCCTTGGAATAAGGGTGGTATAGATTATCCATAA